Proteins encoded together in one Pristiophorus japonicus isolate sPriJap1 unplaced genomic scaffold, sPriJap1.hap1 HAP1_SCAFFOLD_256, whole genome shotgun sequence window:
- the LOC139247092 gene encoding probable G-protein coupled receptor 139, producing MATADLLVVFFDLILRQIPIAYKEQFDFLGSIPVCNIHAVLLYAVTDCSVWFTVTFTSDRFVAICCQKLKIKHCTKRTAAVVLGTVTVLSGLKNIPWYFLFTGGYQLVNSPWFCFVTFHDMNSPVWAAIEFVHYILTPGLPFVLILLLNALTVRHILVASRARTRLRRPSSGESSRDPEMESRNKSIILLFVISGNFILLWAVFMVVSIWYRLLFMWSRSVYIPRYVKEMGFMSQLLSCCTNTGIYALTQTKFREQLKHMLKFPFTLIVK from the coding sequence atggcaacggcggatctactggtcgttttcttcgacctgatattgaggcagatTCCAATTGCTTATAAGGAACAGTTTGATTTCCTGGGTTCTATCCcggtgtgtaatatccacgctgtcctgctttatgcagtcacagactgttctgtctggttcaccgtcactttcacctctgatcgatttgtggccatttgttgccagaaactGAAAATTAAACATTGCACcaagagaacggcggctgtggttctgggaacagtgactgtgctgagtgGTTTAAAGAACATCCCCTGGTATTTTCTGTTCACAGGTGGATATCAGCTTGTGAACAGCCCCTGGTTTTGTTTTGTAACATTCCATGATATGAATTCTCCGGTCTGGGCTGCCATTGAGTTCGTTCATTATATTCTCACACCAGGTCTCCCATTTGTTCTGATTCTGCTGCTGAATGCTTTAACTGTCaggcacattttagtggccagcagagcccgcaccAGACTCCGGAGACCCAGCAGTGGGGAGAGTTCCAGAGACCCAGAAATGGAGAGCCGAaataaatccatcattttactgtttgttatctcgGGCAATTTCATACTTTTATGGGCGGTGTTCATGGTGGTTTCTATATGGTATCGGCTGCTGTTTATGTGGTCCAGGAGTGTATATATACCTCGCTATGTAAAAGAAATGGGATTCATGTCCCAGCTCCTGAGTTGTTGCACAAACACTGGTATTTATGCTctgacacagactaagttcagagagcagttgaaacaTATGCTGAAATTTCCCTTCACTTTAATTGTAAAATAA